The Medicago truncatula cultivar Jemalong A17 chromosome 7, MtrunA17r5.0-ANR, whole genome shotgun sequence genome includes the window ttataatccATTAATTTTTCCATggataatatatgcaaagttcaGGTTCGAATCTCTAATTACcacataaaaatcaattattttttctttttgactaaGTCCCATGCACGTTTTCTTTTGATTACTTACTTTGCCATGTGAAGCTAATTAATAAGGTTTACGGTTTTTGCTTGAGAGAATTTGCAATGTAACATTGGTGTAGATTAATATGGGAGAAGCATAGTATACAAGCTATGTCTAATTTTCCTTCTTATAATAAACTcaattgataaaattaatattaagttTCATCGACATCTAAAAAGTTGCGATCTTGTGAAGTTGTTTCTGAGACCTTGCGAATTCACATGCGCCGCTAACAAAAAGTGATTGTTGTGTTGTAGTGATTGTTGTGATGGCAAAATACTCAATGAATCGCACGTCTCAGTCAATAATCGATAAGTTTTCCTATTCTCTATTTTTATCTTATTAGGGGTCAAATTATTTGTATTGTATTTCCTCTATTTTTATCTTAttatgagtcaatttttttgtgTTGTATTTCTATATGATTTTTACCCTTTATAATTGTTCTGTCTAATTTTTCCAATACGCGCTAGAATCCACCTAGAAAatagtactattaaagaaaaataaacaaataaataaaaagaagttaCAAGTAGTGACCttgttgaaattataaaaaatatttttcttattgaaattatgaacataaaaatagtactaattatattttgtgttatatatttgtttatttaatacGTGACAAATCTCAAATAGTGAATGTATAACAAAGGTTTcacaaatgaaaaagaaaaaattagacaGAAAGGTGAAAATCATCATACCAGATAAAGTTGATGAGCATTATGAAATAGATGGTGAATATAGACAATAAAAGTCGATGTCcacataaatatgaaatattcaCTAATTTTTGTAGCTCATAATGCTTGTGGTAtctttgaaacttttttttttcatttcctgtatgcattctttttctttacatCTATATCAGTTTCTtcaaaggaaaagaaagataaacaaatcaagaaaaatcCTCAAAGTCACATACCTATCAAACTAGTTGAAGCATATTCAACTCTATTTGTTTTGTAATCACCTACAACTTTTGTGCTATAATACCTAAATTTATTTGAATCCCTTTTTATGCATTCAAGCATGTAGAGAAGGAACTTGAGACGAGATCCCTTCCTGCATCGCTTTGATTGATAGATAAAGCATTATGACTTATaaagggaatttttttttttttgagataatGAACGGAACAATCTAACAGATTCGGCACCTCATGGCTCATGTGCTTATTCTTCGGAACCGTAAGAAAATCGGCTTTTTTAAGAGAGAGACAGCAATGTTACTCCAAATCTCTGATCTAGTTCGAAGATGAgaaattttctctaaaatttcCATATCTTCTGATAGAACATAGCCAAAGACAGTGTATGAATCTCTCCATTCCTTGTGATTTGCAAGGCTGATGAAGAAATCTGGACCAGAACCAACCCATGCCACAGATCCTCTTTTTATGGCAGGACAGTGTTCTTTTGGAATATCCTTGAATTCAAACCCATGGGATTCCAATGTTCCTTGAACTAATGCAAATGGTGGTCCAAATGTAGCCTacatcatcattcaaatttaaaaatacacattagaAGTTTAAAAGAGAGAAGGATAACATATGAGCATCTTCAAGACATTTTCATGTAAGGTAGACCTAGGTTCTTTAGCATTGTCCACATAATATAGACGCAAAATTTTGTATAATCATTCGTGTAAGTTAAAGTTGCAGCCATGTGATTAGGAGATCACAAGTATAAGCTGTGAAATCAACCTCTTGCAAATGCAAAGACTGTTTGAAATTCTTGGAATTTCGGTAGGGCTTAAGTCAACCCTTACAAAATTGTCTTATTAGATGAAGACTGCCACCACTTATAAACCCACTTTCAGGACTCTGCCATgacaattttcacttttatttacaTGATGAACCTTACCTTTTTTATGTGGTTTCCCGCTTCATCCCAAAGAATTCCCCGGGTTTCAGCGCGATAAATATGGCAACCAACACAATTTGGCAATGCCAACAGTTCAAGAATGTAGGAAACAGAATGTGGAGCACAGTGTGGCAAAAGCTGTAGAAATAAAAGTTCATAAAAGGGTTAAGGAAATAACATTCACGTTTAACTCTAGTAATAaacatagataaaaaaaaaaactaattatggTAAGAACACAAGTTTCCAGTTTCCAACTTTCAACCTATCTTACAAGCAACTATATTAACATTAGATTATCAAAATTCATATATCAGTTGTGAAATAGCATTACAAGTCACGTTAACAGCATGATTGATACCTAGAGAGTATAGAATCCTTATCCTAATTCTCACAAGGGTAAAACTAGAAGCAGAATTCAAACCTAAATACCTCCTTCCACACAGCCACACTCTCCAACAAATGGAAAGTATGAGGACAAAATGCGGATCTATGGAATTTCTTAAAGCTATAACTACTGCTCGGTACAGTTTATACCAGTTTTGTCAATTGCAGATAGTGGAAAACAGTGCTTTGTTCGAATTTCACTATGCTATAGCGCCGCCCTAGctactatttaacaacactttatactaaatagtgtatcacggaaaattatcaatttatttaatttccaCCAGGCAATAGCCGCTATTTGAGAATACTGGTTTACACTTACACTAGAGACAGAGTCactttttgtctatttaaaGTTTCACTCTGATATTGAACATGTCCCAGACTCTGATTAGCAAATAGGGTTTTTATCAACCCAAGTAAGAAGCCATGTTCCTTGCAACTTTTACACACCTGCATTCCAAGCTTAAATGCAACGAAAAACTACCCTTACAGACTTATATAAATATTGTCCTCAAAGTGATCTTCTACCCAGTAAAATGTTTCCAATCTGTGCTGTTCAAACCTTTGGCTGATGCTATCAGCGGGAACTTTTTACGTAAAGTTTATCAACCAAACAAAGTATTAACATAAGCTCGGCAAAGTCATTTATTATTGTAAGACACACACAAATACATTGAGGACCAAAGAAGCAATCCACTGATAATTGTATACTTTTTAGATGGGTTTTGCATCCGCGTTGGACATTTCTCATTTGCCAGATTAAAAGTTAAGAAATAGACAATAGAAATATGACAAAATGCAAGACATATTCAGCATTTTGAATACAAAATAACATGGTAAAATGTGCAATGAGCATCATAGACAAACAATAAATTGAAGATGTAGATAAATACTTACTTGTATGCGAAGAATCCCGTAGTCAGTTTCCAAACCAACAATTCCCTAAAAGTACAAACGTGTAATGAAAAGATAGATATTttataggtaaaaaaaaatagagaaacagaAATACATATGTAACAATCACATAGCTTCAAGAAGCACACAAAACAAAAGTATAATGAGAATATGGCAAGGATCCTCTAAAGTGTAAAGTGAGAAAATCAAGGGTTGTTATTGTAACAAACTCATGATTTGTTATGATATACCTACAAAATCAACccttaatttgttaattaacgGTTGATATTGCGCACTTTACACTCTAAAGTTAGTTGCTCACTTTAGAGGATTTAGATCCCTTTGAGTGcattatcatgaacaaaataAAGCATTGCTAACAAATTAAATACACTTATAGACAGTTTatcatgaaaaaacaaaattcattaatACATTCAGTTCTTAGAATGAAGTAATTCAAGCATAAAGTTGGATTCACAAAACATTGATCAAATAACTGGTAGTAAATGAGAGAAGTAATACTTTTAAATccatataaaataatttgacaCAGATACACATCTCAAATAGGTATGTTCAGTACATATCAATGAGAGTAATAATTACAACAACACAATATTCTTACCTCGCCCTTATCAAAGACAAATCCAGAAGTCCACATAACTCTATCTCCCGAGCCAAATCGATCAGGGTTTAAAGCatctttttgtctttttaacCAACACTGAAATGAAAGTAGGTAATGGTATAATATTAGGTAAAGTGCATATGACATTCTATGCCTAAGAGACTGGAACGAATCCTCAAACTATTCTACATTTCAAGCAATCATAAACTACACAAGCTAAAAGAGTATATCTTTACAGTGGTGGTACTGCAGTATGAAACAggtttcccaaaaaaaaatataaatcataaCCTTAAGAATCTGCAGAGGGAATACATTTTCAAAAGATATTCAACTAAATCAAGTCATTCGAGTGCTTCCAACTGACTAAAATGAATCTTAATTCTTAAACACTATTCAACTTTTGGTAATAAATAAATCTACGAGAAATTGAATTGGAATAAATTGGGAAGGGTGTAAAAGAAGCAACAGTTTACCAACATAAAGTTACTTCATATATACAGACAAATGGTACAACAAAAATTGAGCTGAACCCCATGTTCATTTATCATAATTAATCAATCAACAATTCAAGCTGAGTCTAAATGCACTACAAAGTCGGTCTTTGATAACTAAAAGCGGAACGGAACATAACATACacatttgagtttgattttgataCACTGTCAACAAATTACTCTCAATTACATATGTATGACTTTATAAGTAATTATGattaaattcaaatactttttaattatatgattattaccattaatttaaactataaaaaatCTTTACATTCACGACTTGTAACAGCGACAAACAACCAAGCGATATCCTACTAAGTGCGGTCAGCGCCATAATGTACTATCATTCACAATATtgtatatatgaattaaatcctaAAGTTTTTGTTATatggtcaattttattttttttgagggattgtTATATGGTCAATTAAGGACTTCAACAAAAGAAATACAAAGATAATTATCATACACCACAATccaaaatcatatataatcatCTAAACTGAAAAAAATGATAGAATTGCAACAATAATACCTCACCAAATCTAGGTCCACAAGCATTTCTATCACCACACCAAACCCAAGAATTACACAAACAACCACGACCATCACCACGACACGAATCCTTACAAGCCCTACAACATTCCTCAGAAGAATTAACCTTAAAATCATCACCCCATTTCACAGCATCACCCCATAGTTCCAAATGCTCAACCCCTCTACAGCATTTCCCTTCAAAACCATTCTTTTCATCCAAAACCTCGTACATTGTTGACACAGATTCAGTACTGCTCTGTCTGAAGACCATGGTAAGGAAAAAGTACACAGCAGAACAGGAGATTGCGCCAATCATGAAAAATATGAGGAGGGTGAATTTACCGAAATCTGAGTCGTTTTGGCGACGACCCATGATGAGATTATGGGAAATTTGGTGGCTTTGTTCGGATTTTTTGACGGACAGTGTGAtgagaacaagaagaagaacaacATTGACAACTTTTCATGTTGTTTTCACGATGAACTTGTTGGCTACAAATGCTAAAAGTAATGCTTCATTGTCACCATCAACTACCAATTTACGACAcgtttcatattttctttgttgTCTTTTTCTCCTACTCCTACCCATAATAATTAGGTCATctcttttaagtttttcgtttttcttaAAATggtcttttaaatttcaaaatttcaaacaagtcgttttagtttttgaatcgtttcaaacaagtcatattGTAGATGGCATAGTTGGTAATTACTTCCTTAAAcccatctttggtaccaaatttggctcctaacacccacttaaaattagtcatctttttaagCATGACAAAttgtggataatgctctttgttactatcatctaaatcatcaccatcatcctctaaaatgacttgtttgaaacgattcaaaaactaaaatgatttgtttgggacttttgaaacttaaaagacgaCTTTGGGAAAAtcgaaaaacttaaagacctttagatgcatttgacctaataATTATTACAAAGTTccttaaaaacaataataataaaggtATTGTTAATGACTGTCCTGTGCACTCTTTAAACATTCTAAATTAAAgaattctttataaaaaattaaatattttaattttcaatgaattGATTACACACTTTTAATTAATACTTATTGCTTATATTCTTTAAAGAGTGTATCAAGACAACATttccctaataataataattagtattACAATGTTTCACATAATCACATTCGAATTTGACTAAGATGCCCAACATGATAATATAACTCTTAACATTTTCAACTACATGAATAAGTAactcacttgatttaagataaAAAACTTACGAAGTTGTGTCGTAGTCTTAGTTTATTTGATAAGAATATTGGATATTATATATAGTGGTTTTtgacaatatattatatatagtgGTTGGATCTtacttatttatcttaaaaatatgaatttatagTCATTAAATTACTTGACCATACAAAATAATTCAAGATTTGAATTCTAACAAATGGGAATATACTAATATAACAATTTGGAGGGTGGGAGTAGCTCAATTAATTTAaactaaatgataaaaaagtttaaaataagcGATATACTAACACCCcacttattttctaaaaaaaaattctaaggtTGAGCTATCTTTGAAATGAACAAGAACATGAATAGAACCAAGCTCTTTTCCTTGAGGAAGAATCACAATATCAATCTTCCGAACACCTAGAGTCGGATCCGATTAATGGCATAGTGTGGTTATAGCCACACTAGATTTTTTCCAATTTCTTTTACACATGAAAGATGTTTATTAGAATAAGTGAAGGATgaatattttttcaaagttaTAGGTAGAATAAAATGTTAGAGGAGGTTGACGATTCATTTTGTTCTAATTAGCAATTGTAAgggtaacaaataaatatagtcTAATAAAACTTACCCAAATAATACTACTAAAACTATTACTTTGAGTGAAATAGTACatgatgtttaattttgttGGGCAAATTCTTTTTATACTACTATTTTAGCAATGCCCCTGCGAACACCATGTCCATGTTGGTGACAATTGAAATGTTTACGTgtcaaatacatttttttacataaaaagaacaaaagaaaaagcgCACTATGAAACCACTAAAGAAGAATATGCTCCCTTTGGGATCTTTGTCAAGAAAACTAATGCCAGAATTATGTGACAACTATATTTGAtccaattgaaataaaataaattgataaataatagATAGTGTCTTACACtaagttcaattttttatttttttttattttttttttatttttttttgcgttTGTTATCCCTCTGATTGAGGGGAATGAATTTTGTTAATCTAGAGTTTGGTAGTGAAATAAGTATAGTCTGACAAAGAattgttttattcaaaaattgaaCTCAAGTTCTCCTGAACAATTCGTCCTTTCGTAAAGTTCATTACCACATGAGTCTAATTTCTTGGTATAAATTTGATTGCTTTGATAACACATATTTAGTTATATTTTGATTACATAGAATACGAATAAACGTCCCAATATAAAATGAGTTGCCGCGTATCACTTGCTACATCATCAAAATACAACCATAAATGCATAGGTAAAGAAAAATTTAAGCCCCTAAAAATAGGTAAGAATTTGGCTCACACCCCTCAATAACGTAAGTTCAACTTCAGCCGTTAGTGTTAGAAACATGTTATTGTTTAATCTATAATCATATTTTGCAATGTCGACAGAGCATATTCTTAATCTAACGAGTCATTAAAACCTAACTCATTTAAATTTTctaatactaaaaataattctgaCATTAAAATTGAGGACCAGAATTATAAATTTAGAAATAGAAAACTAAAAATGGACACTAAATCAATGAATATAACGATATTTAagtattgataaaaaaataaaaaaataaaaaactgcaTTTAAGTGtttgttagaaaaatatattttatttttccaaatttaaaaatagtattaaataaataagtcaATACTAATTGAACTTTGATAATCAAAAGTTCGAACctcaacccctacatataacaaACTAAACCAATACTACTTGGAAACTTTGGCAATAGAGTTAGAACCCCAGCATATAACAATGAATCGTCGATCATCaaatcttcaaaaataatttacttttatttgagATATTTCTGGAGTCAACGCATCCCCGCTTTATTGTCTTAGTTACCTCTCTTTCCTAGGTCAACATATTACCACACAAAGTTACCACTTACCATATGGTTGCTGGCTCAACGAAATGCAGGATAATTCACTCATGTTCATTATAATTCGACTggcaaaaaaataaactaataaaaactaaaaaaaatcaatttaataaacCAACTTTTTCGACAGCAAAAAATAATCCAAATCCATGGACTTCATTTTCTTTCCAAATGAACAGAGCCAGGAGATATCATATAAAACTAGGTTTTAATTACACATCACATGTTTGACACTCCTCTGTACATTTAGA containing:
- the LOC11437459 gene encoding uncharacterized protein, which produces MGRRQNDSDFGKFTLLIFFMIGAISCSAVYFFLTMVFRQSSTESVSTMYEVLDEKNGFEGKCCRGVEHLELWGDAVKWGDDFKVNSSEECCRACKDSCRGDGRGCLCNSWVWCGDRNACGPRFGECWLKRQKDALNPDRFGSGDRVMWTSGFVFDKGEGIVGLETDYGILRIQLLPHCAPHSVSYILELLALPNCVGCHIYRAETRGILWDEAGNHIKKATFGPPFALVQGTLESHGFEFKDIPKEHCPAIKRGSVAWVGSGPDFFISLANHKEWRDSYTVFGYVLSEDMEILEKISHLRTRSEIWSNIAVSLLKKPIFLRFRRIST